The following nucleotide sequence is from Acidovorax radicis.
GCCTGTCGCAACTGGTGTTGCCCCTGATAGGCCGTGTGGCAGCGGGATCGCCCATTCTCGCGCAGGAACACGTGGACAAAACCTACAGCGTTGAGAACAGTCTCTTTCAGCACAAGCCCGATTACCTGCTCAAAGTGCGCGGCATGTCCATGCGCGACGTTGGCATCATGGACGGAGACCTGCTCGCCGTGCAATCCACGCGAGAAGCTCGCAATGGCCAGATCATCGTGGCCCGCCTCGGCGACGAGGTGACGGTAAAGCGCCTGCGCCGTACCGCCACCGCCATCGAGTTGCTGCCTGAAAACCCCGATTACCCAGTGATTGTGGTTGAACCGGGTGAGCCCTTTGAAATCGAAGGCCTCGCTGTGGGACTTATCCGCAACACCATGCTGATGTAAGCGCCTGGAGCCTTTTGGGCCACACCGCGGGTGGCGGGCGTTTGGTGTACCAGCCATGGTGCACCAGCCCTGCGGTGACGGCCTCTTTATCCGTCAATCTTGCCTCTCTGTGAAACAAAACAGCGCCACACAAGCTGTGTTGGCGTTGGGCTCGACCGTGTCGGCGCCTGCTTCACACGCGAGGCATCGACGGGGAATCACACGCAATCCTGCCTATGTTCGACCCCCGACCTTCGGAGTTTTCACATGGGATTTGCCTTGACCACTCTTTCTGCATTTTTTGCCCTTCGAGGCCCGTGGCGACGTATCAAGCGGCTGCTCGCGCATTTCCCACGAATACCAGTATCTGAAGGCACACATTGCGGGCCTGATACAACCGATCAACACCACCGTGTGCACAGCAACTCAGCCACGGCAGATGGCAGCATCAGCGCAAGCGGCACCTTGTCTGCCAACCACAGCCCCGCCGAGCTGCCCGCCCCACGACCCTTGCGCGGCAACTGGCCGTTCACTGTCCGTCCCCCGTCCCGCCAGCCGGACCTGCCCACCCAACCCTCACCCATAGCGCGGCGGTCTTTTTTGCCAAAATTAGCTGCAAGCAGCCGTCGCAATACCTTTCTTGCATCGCTAGCCGCAGAGGCTTCCGCCAATGCGCCTGCAAGGGCTGTTAAACGCGTTTCGGATGTGCGCAGCGGGCGGTTGGTCATCGCGGGACGAATGGCCGATGTCTGTGCCGAACTGGACCGCCTGGCAGCTTCGGAGGCGTTGCAGGCATGACCGTGCCCGATTGAAGTCTGGGCAATGGCGCCAAGCACTGTGAAAAACACACCAAGGAACGACCCAACGCCGGCTTGCGACCCGGTCGGCACCGTATTTGTGCACAGGTGCGTCGGCTCAATGTAGCGCTCAATGGCGCCTCACGAGGCTCGCATCGGCGGTTTCGCCCGCCCATGCAAACACTCGGTCACCAAAAGCAGGTCGTTTTGATACGCCACGCGCGTCACCCATGGGTGGATGCATGTTCTACCAAGGCACAATATCAGAATGAATATTGTGATCCTCGACGATTATCAGGACGCAGTGCGCAAACTGCATTGCGCCTCTCGTCTCGACCCTTACACCGCCAAGGTGTACACCAATACTGTCAAGGGCCTGGGTCAGCTCTCTATTCGGCTCAAAGATGCAGACGTGATCGTGCTCATCAGGGAACGCACGCAAATCACCCGGCAACTGGTTGAAAAGCTCCCCAGGCTCAAGCTCATTGCGCAGACGGGCAAGGTCGGCAGCCACGTGGACGTGACTGCCTGCACCGAGCGTGGCATTGCGGTTGCCGAGGGCGTGGGCTCCCCCGTCGCACCGGCGGAATTGACATGGGCCCTGGTCATGGCCGCTGCGCGCAGGCTGCCGCAATACATCTCCAACCTCAAACATGGTGCGTGGCAACAGTCGGGGCTCAAAACCGCATCCATGCCTACCAACTTCGGCCTTGGCACTGTGTTGCGGGGCAAAACCATGGGTATCTGGGGCTATGGCCGCACCGGCCAACTCGTGGCAGGTTATGCGCGTGCGTTTGGCATGAACGTGCGGATATGGGGGCGAGAGGCCTCACGCGTGCAGGCGCTCACCGATGGCTATCAGGTGGCCACTACGCGCGAAGAATTCTTCTCGCAATGCGATGTCATTTCGCTTCATCTTCGGCTCAATGATGAAACGCGGGGGGTGATCTCGCTTGAAGACCTTTCGTGCATGAAGCCCACCTCACTGTTCGTCAATACATCGCGCGCCGAAATCATCGAACCGGATGCCCTCATTGCGGCCTTGAACCGGGGCCGTCCGGGCTTGGCTGCCGTGGACGTGTTCGAGAGCGAACCCATTTTGCAAGGCCACGCATTGCTCAGGCTCGAAAACTGTATTTGCACGCCCCACATCGGCTACGTTGAGCAAGACAGCTACGAGCTTTATTTTGGTGCGGCGTTTGAAAACGTGGTGAACTTCATCAAGGGCACTCCCACGAACATCGTCAACCCTGGGGCGCTTCAAGTGCGCCGCTAGCTAGTCAACGACAACGAACCATTCAGTTCCTGGCGCTCGTTGAGCTCAGCGCGCCGTGTTTCATTGACGCCCATGAAAAAAGGCTTCCAACCGGAAGCCTTTTTGACATCCGCAACGCACCAGGGTGCCTTGCGGGAAGGTGCCGCTCAATTACAGAGGGGTCTTCTTGCCGTCTTTGTAGTTGTACAGCGTGATGGCTGGGTTCTTCATTTCGCCGTTGGGTTCAAAAGCGATCGTGGAGGTCACGCCCTTGAAGTTCGCCTTGGCCAGTTCGTTCACGTAAACCTTGGGATCCACGGAGTTGGCGCGCTTCATGGCGTCTACCAGCAGGTACGTGGCGTCGTAGGTGTATGGGCTGTAAACCTGGAACTGATTGGGGTACTTGGCATCGTACTTGGCCTTCCAGGCCGTACCACCAGGCATCTTGGCGAGCGATGAACCACCTTCAGCGCAGATGACGTTCTCCAGGGTCTTGGCGCCACCAGCCAGTTTGGCGATTTCTGACGTGCAAACGCCATCACCACCAAAGTACTTCACCTTGCCCATGCCCAACTGCTCCATCTGACGCAGCATCGGGCCTGCTTGAGGGTCCATGCCGCCGAAGAACACGGCATCGGGGTTCTTGGACTTGATGGCAGTCAGGATGGCCATGAAGTCCGTGGCCTTGTCCGTGGTGAACTGCTCGTCCACCACCTTCATGCCCTTTTCAGCGGCAACCTTCTTGAACACGTTGGCGACGCCCTGGCCGTAAGCGGTACGGTCATCGATGATCGCAACGGTCTTGAGCTTGAGGGTGTCCGCCGCGTAGAAAGCCAGACCAGCGCCCAGGGCGTTGTCGTTGGCGATGATACGGAAGGTCGTCTTGTAACCGGGCTTGGTCAGGTTAGGGTTGGTCGCTGCACCCGTCACCATGGGGATGCCACAGTCGTTGTAAACCTTGGATGCTGGGATGGTGGTGCCGGAGTTCAGGTGGCCAACAACGCCTGCAACCTTGGAGTCACACAGTTTTTGTGCAGCAGCCGTGCCCTGCTTTGGATCGGCAGCGTCATCTTCAGCCACCAGTTCAAACTTGGTCTTCTTGCCACCAATGGTGATGCCTTGCGCGTTCAGCTCTTCAATGGCCATACGGGCGCCATTTTCGTTGTCCTTGCCGTAGTGAGCTTGAGCGCCGGAAACCGGAGCTACGTGGCCGATCTTGACCACCTGCTCTTGTGCAGAGGCCACACCAGCAGCAGCCGCGATAGCAGCAACCACGGTCAGTTTCAACTTCAATTGCATATAAATCTCCAGTAAAGATAAACGCTGAGAATTAGTTTCGTGTCCCAACGCAGGCGAACATATCGCAATTTACGGGCCAGATCATTAGGGAACACGATTACGTGCGAGCCAAGCCACAGGGGAATACCCTGTCATCGCCGGGGCGACGAGGCCGAACCGCTTGCCAATTCGTCTGCAACGGCCTCATAAACGGCATGGCGAACCACCGATTCGATCTCTTCGCGCAATCTCGGCAGCACGGATCTTGTCTGCTCTTGCACCACCGTGGCAATCGCATCACGCAAACGTTGATCCAGCACAACGTCCACACGCTGCATCACCCGATGCACCATGTATTCCTCCATGCCATCGGGTAACCGCTGAGTGCCAAGCGTCGTGCTTGCCGGTGCATTGCTGTGAACCGCCAAGCCAGGTGCGGCCGTGGACACATGACGAGCCACCCCAGCAACTGGCACCGAGGTGGTGACCGACGACAATGCCTGACCACCTTGCAATGAGGCAGAACCAGGGGATGCCATCGGCAGTGGGGCCTTTGCGGGCGGCAGCGCCGACGGGGGGGCTGATCGTGCGGCGATGCCTTGTGGCTGCAATAACGGCGATGGAGAGGATGGGGCTGGCGGGTGACTTGGCATAGCCACGGGCACAACAGGGGTGCGCTGCAATGGTGCACTGGTCGTCGTATTGGCCCCGGGAGTCGACGACACGCCCGGCACCTGCACCACTTCAGTGAGTGTCGGCACAAAGCGCGGAGGTGTTCTGGGTGGGAGTGCCATTAACCTGCTTTCA
It contains:
- a CDS encoding D-2-hydroxyacid dehydrogenase family protein; amino-acid sequence: MNIVILDDYQDAVRKLHCASRLDPYTAKVYTNTVKGLGQLSIRLKDADVIVLIRERTQITRQLVEKLPRLKLIAQTGKVGSHVDVTACTERGIAVAEGVGSPVAPAELTWALVMAAARRLPQYISNLKHGAWQQSGLKTASMPTNFGLGTVLRGKTMGIWGYGRTGQLVAGYARAFGMNVRIWGREASRVQALTDGYQVATTREEFFSQCDVISLHLRLNDETRGVISLEDLSCMKPTSLFVNTSRAEIIEPDALIAALNRGRPGLAAVDVFESEPILQGHALLRLENCICTPHIGYVEQDSYELYFGAAFENVVNFIKGTPTNIVNPGALQVRR
- a CDS encoding branched-chain amino acid ABC transporter substrate-binding protein, translated to MQLKLKLTVVAAIAAAAGVASAQEQVVKIGHVAPVSGAQAHYGKDNENGARMAIEELNAQGITIGGKKTKFELVAEDDAADPKQGTAAAQKLCDSKVAGVVGHLNSGTTIPASKVYNDCGIPMVTGAATNPNLTKPGYKTTFRIIANDNALGAGLAFYAADTLKLKTVAIIDDRTAYGQGVANVFKKVAAEKGMKVVDEQFTTDKATDFMAILTAIKSKNPDAVFFGGMDPQAGPMLRQMEQLGMGKVKYFGGDGVCTSEIAKLAGGAKTLENVICAEGGSSLAKMPGGTAWKAKYDAKYPNQFQVYSPYTYDATYLLVDAMKRANSVDPKVYVNELAKANFKGVTSTIAFEPNGEMKNPAITLYNYKDGKKTPL
- the lexA gene encoding transcriptional repressor LexA, whose protein sequence is MLDNPKLTARQQQILDLIQTAIARTGAPPTRAEIANELGFKSANAAEEHLQALARKGVIELVSGTSRGIRLRSDTVRSINAARGNQFSLPIPGLSQLVLPLIGRVAAGSPILAQEHVDKTYSVENSLFQHKPDYLLKVRGMSMRDVGIMDGDLLAVQSTREARNGQIIVARLGDEVTVKRLRRTATAIELLPENPDYPVIVVEPGEPFEIEGLAVGLIRNTMLM